The following proteins are encoded in a genomic region of Ornithinibacillus sp. 4-3:
- a CDS encoding SDR family NAD(P)-dependent oxidoreductase, with amino-acid sequence MMFDLTNKIAIVTGGANGIGKGIVKTLAKAGAKVMICDIDKEAGEETAKAVGGEFFNLDVTNKSNAEKVVQDILTKYERIDILAANTGIYPEVSIEDMEEDWDKVQSINLKGIFFVIKPVLKAMKEQNYGRVILTSSITGDITGYPGGAFYGATKAAILGFMRSAALEYAKYGVTINAVQPGMIATEGLKKQLGVLSDKGAEVVPMKRLGEPEDIGVAICFFASEEVKYITGQSLVIDGGQVLPETPDVIL; translated from the coding sequence ATGATGTTTGATTTGACAAATAAAATTGCTATAGTTACTGGTGGAGCTAATGGTATCGGAAAAGGGATAGTAAAAACTTTAGCTAAAGCAGGAGCAAAAGTTATGATTTGTGATATTGATAAAGAAGCAGGTGAAGAAACCGCTAAAGCCGTTGGCGGGGAATTTTTCAATTTAGATGTTACAAATAAAAGCAATGCTGAAAAAGTTGTTCAAGATATTCTAACTAAATACGAAAGAATTGATATCTTAGCTGCCAATACTGGAATTTACCCAGAAGTATCAATTGAAGATATGGAAGAAGACTGGGATAAAGTTCAAAGTATTAACTTAAAGGGAATATTTTTTGTCATAAAACCAGTATTGAAAGCTATGAAAGAACAAAATTATGGAAGAGTTATTCTTACTTCCTCTATCACTGGAGATATTACTGGATATCCAGGTGGTGCATTTTATGGAGCGACAAAAGCTGCAATTCTTGGATTTATGAGAAGTGCGGCATTAGAATATGCAAAATATGGTGTGACTATCAATGCAGTTCAACCAGGGATGATTGCGACAGAAGGTTTAAAAAAACAACTAGGTGTCTTAAGTGACAAGGGTGCTGAAGTTGTTCCAATGAAAAGATTAGGAGAGCCAGAGGATATCGGTGTAGCAATTTGCTTTTTTGCATCTGAGGAAGTTAAATATATTACAGGTCAATCCCTTGTCATAGACGGTGGTCAAGTCTTACCTGAAACACCTGATGTAATTTTATAA
- a CDS encoding ABC transporter substrate-binding protein, with protein sequence MRNLRNSMLMLVFVLTILITGCSTDSSNSNDDTGDNESSGQEAGGTLNIGLDAQPPTLDLPTSGTIATRDVARVMFETLLTTDANNQAVPMLAESVDTTDNQTYTFKLRQGVKFHNDKEMIAEDVIASMERWAGRSSNAGSIFEGATWEAEDDYTVVLTLAQASALALDSMAATKMGAAIMPKEVIDAIPEDGVDEIEEYVGTGPYKFVEWKQDQYIKFERYDDYQAVEAEPDGLSGKKEALFDEIYFHMASDSSTRLTGLQSGDYDFIFGVPYDSYDQLESDPNLKTYLAVNGVEVLKFNSVEGLGTNAELRQVINTGLDINAAMMAAFPSEDLYWLHSGYMDEDLVNWASDAGSEYHNINDQEKAKQMLADMDYDGEPFRILTTRDYAHLYNVAVVVHEQLRGLGINAELEIYDWPTLVDIANNQPDRWEAHMISYSVTSTPPQFLGLDQISGGGVHDERVIDLMSQIETAPTLEEAKEIWDELQLYSWEELLPIIQFGSFHSLYGSSDRIEGITTYSGPVFWNAGFVE encoded by the coding sequence ATGAGAAACTTGAGAAATAGTATGCTGATGTTAGTATTCGTTTTGACGATTTTAATTACTGGATGTAGTACAGATTCTTCTAATTCTAATGATGACACAGGAGATAACGAGAGCTCTGGACAGGAAGCAGGGGGAACTTTAAATATTGGACTTGATGCTCAGCCACCGACATTGGACTTACCAACCTCAGGAACGATTGCAACACGTGATGTGGCAAGAGTAATGTTTGAAACACTTTTGACAACTGATGCTAACAATCAGGCAGTTCCAATGTTAGCAGAGTCGGTTGATACAACTGATAACCAAACATATACATTTAAATTACGCCAAGGAGTAAAGTTTCATAATGATAAAGAAATGATTGCTGAGGATGTAATTGCATCGATGGAAAGATGGGCCGGGAGATCATCGAATGCGGGGAGCATTTTTGAAGGTGCTACATGGGAAGCGGAAGATGATTATACTGTTGTTTTAACATTAGCTCAAGCCTCGGCACTAGCATTGGATTCCATGGCGGCTACGAAAATGGGTGCAGCTATTATGCCGAAAGAAGTCATTGATGCGATACCAGAAGATGGTGTAGATGAAATAGAAGAATATGTTGGAACTGGTCCATATAAATTTGTTGAATGGAAACAAGATCAATATATTAAATTTGAAAGATATGATGATTATCAAGCAGTAGAAGCTGAGCCGGATGGTTTATCAGGTAAAAAAGAAGCTTTATTTGATGAGATTTATTTCCATATGGCTTCAGATTCTTCTACAAGATTAACCGGCCTTCAATCTGGTGATTATGATTTTATATTTGGAGTTCCTTATGACAGCTATGATCAACTGGAAAGCGATCCAAATTTAAAAACATATTTAGCGGTAAATGGAGTGGAAGTGTTAAAATTTAATTCCGTTGAAGGTCTGGGAACGAATGCTGAACTACGTCAAGTGATCAATACAGGATTAGATATTAATGCAGCCATGATGGCCGCATTCCCAAGCGAAGATTTGTATTGGTTACATTCCGGATATATGGATGAGGATCTTGTGAACTGGGCTAGTGATGCAGGTAGTGAATACCATAATATTAATGATCAAGAAAAGGCAAAACAGATGTTAGCGGACATGGATTATGATGGAGAGCCATTCCGAATTCTTACCACACGGGATTATGCTCACCTTTATAATGTTGCTGTTGTTGTTCATGAACAATTAAGAGGGCTAGGAATTAACGCTGAACTAGAGATTTACGATTGGCCAACACTCGTCGATATCGCAAATAACCAGCCAGATCGATGGGAAGCCCATATGATTTCTTACTCTGTTACCAGTACACCACCACAATTTTTGGGGTTAGATCAAATTTCAGGTGGAGGCGTACATGACGAGCGTGTTATCGATTTGATGTCACAGATTGAAACAGCCCCAACATTAGAGGAGGCTAAAGAAATTTGGGATGAGTTACAACTTTACTCCTGGGAAGAGTTGTTACCGATTATACAGTTTGGTAGTTTCCATAGCTTATACGGCTCTAGTGATCGCATTGAAGGAATCACAACTTATTCTGGTCCAGTATTTTGGAATGCCGGTTTTGTAGAGTAA
- a CDS encoding IS1182 family transposase, translated as MKSHTNCTTQTTLPLEVIEEKVTASNPATPLFKPYDNRQSTVIFDIQDYIPTHHVARVVDEMVERIPKEQLYRYYSGGGRPAFHPKMMLKVILYAYSQKTYSCRDIEKMTKENLPTMWLAGMQTPDFRTINAFRGKRMKAMMDQLFETMILQLIEDQWITMENYFLDGTKIEANANKYSFVWKKSTVRWEAQLKQRIQETLAHIDTIAAQEELEISHSKEEATAEDLEAIANQLAEKVDALSEAIENTEESQLRKQLRSRRSTLKKPMKQIRENFLPRMEKYQTYQTILGDRNSFSKTDPDATFMRMKEDHMRNGQLKPGYNVQMATENQLIVDYSVHQRPNDTRCFIPHLEKLAASNLPMPQRIIADAGYGSEANYLYAIGEEKSPRFEFLIPYGTYLKEQKRAYKKDIKNFKNWTYRAHEDDYICPNNRRVVFKKYLNRKNRSGYVQSYKIYECESCLDCPLKPQCTKAKGNRQIFWNTIFEEMKAKAKAALESEEEAAIYAQRKVEVESVFGHIKGNRSFRRFSLRGIDKVHTEFGIVAIAHNILKIAELRRLLFRNFLQMKNKKRKMIYFSSSCFILGAYWTASYFFNNFRVFAYSSLNDAPNILLKSFLRQRQQ; from the coding sequence ATGAAATCTCATACAAATTGTACCACACAAACGACACTTCCTCTAGAGGTAATCGAGGAAAAAGTTACAGCTTCTAACCCAGCAACTCCCTTATTTAAACCTTACGATAACCGACAAAGCACGGTGATTTTTGATATCCAAGATTATATCCCTACACATCATGTAGCACGAGTGGTAGATGAAATGGTGGAGCGTATCCCAAAGGAACAGCTCTATCGTTATTATAGCGGTGGAGGTAGACCAGCCTTTCATCCCAAAATGATGCTGAAAGTTATTTTATATGCTTACAGCCAAAAAACATATTCCTGTAGAGACATCGAAAAAATGACCAAAGAAAATCTACCAACTATGTGGCTTGCAGGTATGCAAACCCCTGATTTTCGCACCATCAATGCGTTTCGTGGGAAGCGAATGAAAGCCATGATGGATCAGCTATTTGAAACGATGATTCTGCAACTGATAGAAGATCAATGGATTACGATGGAAAACTACTTCTTGGATGGCACAAAGATAGAAGCCAATGCCAATAAGTATTCTTTCGTATGGAAAAAATCAACCGTGCGATGGGAGGCGCAGTTAAAGCAACGCATCCAGGAAACGTTGGCACATATCGATACGATTGCCGCACAGGAAGAGCTAGAGATAAGCCATTCTAAAGAAGAAGCGACTGCGGAAGACTTAGAAGCGATTGCCAATCAACTAGCAGAAAAAGTAGATGCCCTTTCTGAAGCTATCGAAAATACGGAAGAAAGTCAGCTTCGAAAACAGCTCCGCTCTCGTCGTAGCACCTTAAAAAAACCAATGAAACAAATACGTGAGAACTTTCTTCCACGTATGGAAAAGTATCAGACCTATCAAACCATCTTAGGAGATCGAAACAGCTTTTCCAAGACAGATCCGGATGCCACGTTTATGCGGATGAAAGAAGATCATATGAGAAATGGACAGTTGAAGCCAGGCTATAATGTACAAATGGCCACAGAAAATCAATTGATTGTCGATTACTCCGTGCATCAACGACCAAATGATACTCGGTGTTTTATTCCACACTTGGAGAAGTTGGCAGCTTCTAACCTTCCGATGCCTCAACGGATCATTGCCGATGCAGGTTATGGAAGTGAAGCAAATTATTTATATGCGATTGGTGAAGAGAAATCCCCTCGTTTTGAATTTTTAATACCCTATGGCACCTATCTCAAAGAACAAAAAAGAGCGTACAAAAAAGACATTAAAAACTTTAAAAATTGGACCTATCGTGCCCATGAGGATGATTATATCTGCCCAAATAACCGAAGAGTCGTGTTCAAAAAATATCTCAATCGGAAGAATAGGTCTGGTTATGTGCAGAGTTATAAAATTTATGAATGTGAAAGTTGTTTGGATTGTCCATTGAAGCCCCAGTGTACGAAGGCAAAGGGGAACAGACAAATTTTTTGGAATACAATCTTTGAAGAAATGAAAGCTAAGGCAAAAGCAGCCCTTGAAAGTGAAGAGGAAGCAGCAATCTACGCCCAACGAAAAGTGGAAGTAGAAAGTGTTTTCGGTCACATCAAGGGCAATCGGTCGTTCCGTAGATTTTCTTTACGGGGTATCGATAAAGTCCACACAGAATTCGGGATCGTGGCAATAGCCCACAATATCCTGAAAATAGCTGAGCTTCGCAGGCTACTTTTCAGGAATTTTTTACAAATGAAAAACAAGAAGAGAAAAATGATTTATTTTTCTTCCTCTTGTTTTATTTTGGGGGCTTATTGGACAGCCTCTTATTTTTTTAATAATTTCCGCGTATTTGCTTATTCTTCCTTAAATGATGCCCCCAACATTCTGTTAAAATCTTTCTTGCGGCAAAGACAGCAATAG
- a CDS encoding UPF0715 family protein, whose protein sequence is MFLHLYILTAFPISLVLNKRKKRYSIIDLIVYLIGSLLTIIFFDNSFLASLANLTWHIFMIKLILWTGAALSFWFWNSIFILKNGEK, encoded by the coding sequence GTGTTTTTGCATTTATATATATTGACAGCTTTTCCTATCTCTTTAGTTTTAAATAAAAGAAAGAAGAGATACAGTATTATTGATTTAATTGTTTACTTAATTGGTTCTCTATTAACTATTATATTTTTTGATAATTCTTTTTTGGCAAGCCTAGCAAATTTGACATGGCATATTTTTATGATCAAACTTATTTTATGGACCGGAGCGGCTTTGAGTTTCTGGTTTTGGAATTCAATTTTTATACTAAAGAATGGGGAGAAATGA
- a CDS encoding AAA family ATPase codes for MIIWLNGAFGSGKTTSAFELKRRLPNSFVYDPENIGYFIRENIPKELHESNFQDHEQWRIFNYEMLKYISNTYEGTVIVPMTIFHPQYYEEIVQKLIDEGIPLRHFILYADKNTLLKRLNKRLERGETWAKSQIDRCIEVFNTEITEEKIITDNKSIDFVVEEIAKRSGMSLLLDKRTYLKKLIDRVAVLIKHIR; via the coding sequence ATGATTATTTGGCTAAATGGGGCATTTGGGTCAGGTAAAACGACTAGCGCATTTGAATTAAAACGAAGGTTACCCAATTCTTTTGTTTATGATCCAGAAAATATAGGTTATTTTATCCGTGAAAACATACCAAAAGAATTGCATGAGTCAAATTTTCAAGACCATGAGCAGTGGAGAATCTTTAATTATGAAATGTTAAAATACATTTCTAATACATATGAAGGTACTGTTATTGTGCCAATGACCATATTTCATCCCCAATATTATGAAGAAATAGTTCAAAAACTAATAGATGAAGGTATTCCTTTAAGGCATTTTATCTTATATGCTGATAAAAATACCTTATTGAAACGCTTGAATAAACGGCTTGAACGAGGTGAAACCTGGGCAAAATCTCAAATTGATCGTTGTATTGAGGTTTTTAATACAGAAATTACGGAAGAAAAAATAATAACAGATAATAAAAGTATTGACTTCGTTGTGGAAGAAATTGCAAAAAGAAGTGGAATGAGCCTTTTACTAGATAAAAGAACTTACTTGAAAAAATTAATTGATAGAGTGGCTGTACTGATTAAACATATAAGGTAA
- a CDS encoding DUF6179 domain-containing protein, whose product MGSEEQCGNQTLVTQGKMNQAHLLQNQYTISILNEGLRVGLLSSKEVYHTQEQLMSILRILIKRYTQGESSSVTSETAGSILASVLYAVDAYLLHLNNPEKAIDILKKDNVQNVYEQGIDLIHQCFDETRQLYKKLNHNKLDVEVEAYNLTIDESIPVFLKKYGIIFDAHNTMASIDYPLAIDDMSIQGVYYLRQYLTHLKLETQFCYLFSKDDLQQLLVNYGRICGFDYRIELFNIFELVLNNAIFSILSGGHANQIKISINQYKQLEKLFNKLDDSQAQSIILKAVDQLQYHFNINDLKMIDYLQQCGINLVQRVKNVVKHNQLGTVVIVEKELESKSILTTFKASDRMSDNDFRVIVERIMNCENTKDKVAMIQDNFHSLYDYIDMLNADCLLNDEYEVLFKSFGDIELAVLMKIVFYEELRNDSTFLSSFHMVDKDRENKWQIYFIEFIQNIDIDRKNAIEKYVSDIDYEEISFY is encoded by the coding sequence GTGGGATCAGAAGAACAATGCGGTAATCAGACCTTAGTTACACAGGGAAAGATGAATCAAGCTCATCTGTTACAAAACCAATATACGATATCTATTTTGAATGAAGGATTACGGGTAGGCTTGTTAAGTAGTAAAGAAGTCTATCATACCCAAGAGCAGTTGATGTCCATATTAAGAATTCTAATTAAGCGATACACTCAAGGTGAAAGTTCTTCTGTAACGTCTGAAACAGCTGGAAGTATCTTAGCTTCTGTTTTATATGCTGTTGATGCGTATTTATTGCATTTGAACAATCCAGAAAAAGCAATCGATATATTAAAAAAAGACAATGTGCAAAATGTATATGAACAGGGTATAGACTTAATTCACCAGTGTTTTGATGAAACAAGGCAACTCTATAAAAAGCTCAATCATAATAAATTGGATGTTGAGGTAGAAGCTTATAATCTGACAATTGATGAATCGATTCCTGTCTTTCTTAAAAAATATGGTATTATTTTTGATGCTCATAATACAATGGCAAGCATTGATTATCCGTTAGCGATTGATGATATGAGCATTCAGGGTGTTTATTACCTTAGGCAATATTTAACTCACTTAAAATTAGAAACTCAATTTTGTTATTTGTTTAGCAAGGATGATCTTCAACAGCTTTTGGTTAACTATGGGAGAATTTGTGGATTCGACTATCGGATAGAGCTATTCAATATATTTGAGTTGGTATTAAATAATGCGATCTTTTCCATTTTATCAGGAGGACATGCTAACCAAATAAAAATATCAATAAATCAATATAAACAGTTAGAAAAATTATTTAATAAATTGGATGATAGTCAGGCCCAGTCCATTATTTTAAAAGCTGTAGACCAATTACAATATCATTTCAATATTAATGATCTGAAGATGATTGATTATTTGCAGCAATGTGGAATAAATCTAGTGCAGAGGGTTAAAAATGTTGTGAAGCATAATCAACTTGGAACGGTAGTTATTGTTGAAAAAGAATTGGAATCAAAATCAATTTTAACCACATTCAAAGCATCCGATAGAATGAGTGATAACGATTTTCGAGTAATAGTTGAAAGAATTATGAACTGTGAAAATACTAAGGATAAGGTTGCCATGATTCAGGACAATTTCCATTCCCTTTATGATTATATAGATATGCTAAATGCTGATTGTTTATTGAATGATGAATATGAAGTACTCTTTAAGAGTTTTGGAGATATAGAACTAGCTGTCCTAATGAAAATTGTATTTTATGAGGAATTACGGAATGATTCAACATTTTTATCTTCTTTTCATATGGTGGATAAGGATCGCGAAAATAAATGGCAGATTTATTTTATTGAATTTATTCAAAACATTGATATTGATAGAAAGAATGCGATTGAGAAGTATGTTTCTGATATTGATTATGAAGAAATTAGTTTCTACTAA
- a CDS encoding DUF3221 domain-containing protein produces MVGIIAKIEDKQILLKGMTNEEIQGLSEEEMIKKAQNAAYFELNQEVKNLKVGQKVKVLIESLNFKPGVRNQ; encoded by the coding sequence ATGGTAGGGATTATAGCAAAAATAGAAGATAAACAAATACTATTAAAAGGAATGACAAATGAAGAAATTCAAGGTTTGTCTGAGGAAGAAATGATAAAGAAAGCACAAAACGCTGCTTATTTTGAATTGAACCAAGAAGTGAAAAATCTAAAGGTCGGTCAAAAGGTAAAAGTTTTGATAGAAAGTTTGAACTTCAAACCCGGCGTACGCAACCAGTAG
- a CDS encoding ABC transporter substrate-binding protein, whose translation MKYGKIIMLIIVLFTLFGCASEPSQGETSAKTNGELRFAYSQQPASLDTHVNTNTATSDIMRHVYETLLTVDSDYNIQPMLADSWEQSEDGKTITFQLREGVLFHNGEEMLADDVVASMNRWKESAGSRSQFTDATFKAEDDYTVVLELPEQLSTALPALAHSGTGLAAIMPKEIIENASEDGVTEYIGTGPFQFEEWKQDQEIHLTKFADYNPRTEASDGSSGKKEALVDDIHFMFITDASTRIAGIQSGEYDIAESIPYDNVEQLDNDPDVDTMTYTASSLVIHFNKRQGLFTDVKAREAVAAALDIESILKAAFVDEEYYTLNHNFMFVDQLKQWPSDSGKEIYNQNDPEKAEQLLSEMGYDGEEIRIITSRDGDTSYNASVVLLDQLEKIGLNATLEVYDWPSLMSEREDETAYEIYVIGNTLVPEPTTTVFLRKDYAGWAEDPKLETLLKEFRGQASLEDAQDLFDDLQKWYWDYIPAIKVGENQAISATRSTVDNVQYQSGFILWNVSNSK comes from the coding sequence ATGAAATATGGCAAAATTATCATGCTAATTATCGTGTTATTTACTTTGTTCGGTTGTGCTTCTGAGCCTAGCCAGGGAGAAACTAGCGCAAAGACAAATGGAGAACTAAGATTTGCCTATTCCCAACAACCAGCCTCATTAGATACACATGTCAATACAAACACAGCGACTTCTGATATAATGCGTCACGTGTACGAGACACTACTAACAGTTGATTCTGATTATAATATTCAACCGATGTTAGCAGATTCATGGGAACAAAGCGAAGATGGAAAAACTATAACTTTTCAATTAAGAGAAGGAGTTCTTTTTCATAATGGTGAGGAAATGTTAGCTGATGATGTTGTCGCTTCCATGAACAGATGGAAAGAAAGTGCTGGGAGCAGGAGCCAATTCACCGATGCAACTTTCAAAGCTGAAGATGATTATACAGTCGTTTTAGAGTTACCTGAACAGCTATCAACCGCATTACCAGCGCTTGCGCATAGTGGAACTGGCCTTGCCGCAATTATGCCGAAGGAAATCATTGAAAACGCTAGTGAAGATGGAGTTACAGAGTATATTGGAACAGGACCATTTCAATTTGAGGAATGGAAGCAAGATCAAGAAATACACCTTACTAAATTTGCAGACTATAACCCTCGTACAGAAGCGTCTGACGGATCATCTGGAAAAAAAGAAGCACTTGTAGATGATATTCACTTTATGTTTATTACAGATGCATCTACGCGAATAGCGGGGATTCAATCAGGGGAATACGATATTGCAGAATCGATTCCATATGATAATGTCGAACAATTAGATAATGACCCAGATGTCGATACAATGACTTATACCGCTTCATCTTTAGTCATCCATTTTAATAAAAGACAGGGTCTATTCACAGATGTTAAAGCCCGAGAGGCGGTAGCAGCTGCATTAGATATAGAAAGTATTTTAAAAGCAGCATTTGTTGATGAAGAATACTATACACTCAATCACAATTTCATGTTTGTAGATCAGTTAAAACAATGGCCAAGTGATAGTGGAAAAGAAATATATAACCAAAATGATCCCGAGAAAGCGGAGCAATTACTCAGCGAAATGGGATATGATGGAGAAGAAATAAGAATTATAACATCTCGGGATGGTGATACATCTTATAATGCCTCTGTCGTTCTTTTAGATCAACTGGAAAAAATTGGTTTAAATGCGACATTAGAAGTATATGATTGGCCATCACTTATGTCTGAAAGAGAAGATGAAACGGCATATGAGATTTATGTTATTGGAAATACGCTTGTTCCAGAGCCTACAACAACAGTTTTCTTAAGAAAAGACTATGCAGGTTGGGCTGAAGATCCGAAGCTTGAAACTTTATTAAAGGAATTTAGAGGCCAAGCAAGTTTGGAAGATGCACAGGATCTATTTGATGATTTACAAAAATGGTATTGGGATTATATACCAGCTATCAAAGTTGGAGAAAATCAAGCGATATCTGCAACGAGAAGTACAGTAGATAATGTTCAGTACCAAAGTGGCTTTATTCTATGGAATGTCTCAAATAGTAAATAA
- a CDS encoding C45 family autoproteolytic acyltransferase/hydolase: MIKNDQSTKRKHFPFFQLKGTHREIGRQYGESCKELIYKHLTSVKKKLQIGTKVSLEFVKEKALSYQAYVQEYAPFLDEEIQGMAEGAGISLGEAYLLQVRAEMNNHVKALNECTTFAVSSEVTKDGIPLAGQNVDLPSFYGEIGVVLEIIPESGSKILMFTPAGQISHIGINTEGMAVFANAITSDGWGEGLPRYMFSRLALTCRTVDEAVEKLSNLKRSSARNIIMMDKNGEMADYENTPMKDAVIKPENGILAHTNHYVADSLLSEERSTGSSLKNSQIRLERMNSLLHENRGEIDVEKIKEFFRDRENYPNCICRILGDEEMQDPTKQDTDNITCASAIGVPNEGKLWIAIGPPNQYEYKCYSFSE, translated from the coding sequence ATGATTAAAAACGATCAAAGCACTAAAAGAAAACACTTTCCATTCTTTCAACTTAAAGGAACACACAGAGAGATTGGTAGACAATATGGAGAATCATGTAAGGAATTAATTTATAAACATCTTACTTCTGTTAAAAAGAAGCTACAAATTGGAACAAAAGTTTCTTTAGAATTTGTTAAAGAAAAAGCCCTCTCCTATCAAGCCTATGTACAAGAATATGCACCTTTCTTGGATGAGGAAATACAAGGTATGGCAGAAGGAGCTGGTATTTCCTTAGGAGAAGCCTATCTCCTGCAGGTTCGAGCTGAAATGAACAATCATGTTAAAGCTTTAAATGAGTGTACAACCTTTGCAGTTTCATCTGAGGTGACTAAAGATGGAATACCATTGGCTGGACAGAATGTTGATTTACCATCTTTTTATGGAGAAATCGGTGTCGTGTTAGAAATAATTCCTGAATCTGGTTCAAAAATATTAATGTTTACCCCTGCAGGACAAATATCACATATTGGAATCAACACAGAAGGAATGGCCGTATTTGCCAATGCGATTACCTCTGATGGCTGGGGAGAAGGCTTGCCGAGATATATGTTTTCTCGTTTGGCACTAACATGTCGAACGGTAGACGAAGCTGTTGAAAAATTAAGCAATTTAAAACGATCTTCAGCACGAAATATTATTATGATGGACAAAAATGGCGAAATGGCTGACTATGAAAATACTCCAATGAAAGATGCTGTTATTAAGCCTGAAAATGGGATTCTAGCACATACAAACCATTATGTAGCAGATAGCTTATTGAGTGAGGAAAGATCCACTGGCAGCTCATTAAAAAATTCACAAATTCGATTAGAGCGCATGAATTCGCTTCTTCATGAAAACCGAGGGGAAATAGATGTTGAGAAAATAAAAGAGTTTTTCCGTGATCGAGAAAATTATCCGAACTGTATTTGCCGCATACTGGGAGATGAAGAAATGCAAGATCCTACAAAGCAAGATACTGACAACATCACATGTGCATCTGCTATTGGTGTGCCAAATGAAGGAAAACTTTGGATAGCTATTGGTCCACCAAACCAGTATGAATATAAGTGTTATAGCTTTTCTGAGTAG
- a CDS encoding DUF6323 family protein, producing MFLPKILNSLDSSMLEQYTDEVMVVNQKAKEFGLELTRNEIKSLIISRNKVLQSYGRVELSVEVIKELAEVFCASPYVDNKNYVAILYELQEIFYYLKNETEDKIGDSPLIDIMKDYFDDICNGSLEFLKSRLDEFAERFRNDARFRRSILERDEL from the coding sequence ATGTTTCTACCCAAAATATTAAATTCTTTAGATTCTTCGATGTTGGAACAGTATACGGATGAAGTAATGGTGGTAAATCAAAAAGCCAAGGAATTTGGACTTGAGTTAACTCGCAATGAAATAAAAAGTCTAATCATTTCTAGAAACAAAGTGCTTCAAAGCTATGGTCGAGTAGAATTAAGTGTTGAAGTAATAAAAGAGTTAGCTGAGGTATTTTGTGCCTCTCCTTATGTAGACAATAAAAATTATGTAGCCATTTTATATGAGCTACAAGAGATATTTTATTACTTAAAAAATGAAACGGAGGATAAAATTGGTGATTCCCCGTTGATTGATATTATGAAGGATTATTTTGATGATATTTGTAATGGTTCTTTGGAATTTTTAAAGAGTAGGCTTGATGAATTTGCAGAACGATTTAGAAATGATGCTCGATTTAGAAGATCTATTCTTGAAAGGGATGAATTATAG
- a CDS encoding GNAT family N-acetyltransferase has translation MLETKRCTVKTFQKSDCVDVEKLYVDPEVRKFLGGVRPKDSIKVVLNEMLDTSDDSFYWVVREKATDNLIGLVSLDPHHDGFYHEVSYQFLPNWWGEGYATEVVQLIIDYALNELNFSKIVAETQTANTSSCKLLERLGMKLEQKISRFGAEQAIYSIKSC, from the coding sequence TTGTTGGAAACAAAACGATGTACTGTGAAAACCTTTCAAAAATCTGATTGTGTTGATGTGGAAAAATTATATGTAGATCCTGAGGTAAGAAAATTTCTTGGTGGTGTTCGTCCAAAAGATTCAATTAAAGTAGTATTGAACGAAATGCTTGATACAAGTGATGATTCTTTTTATTGGGTAGTTAGAGAAAAAGCTACAGATAACTTGATTGGATTAGTTTCACTTGACCCTCATCATGATGGCTTTTACCATGAAGTTTCCTATCAATTTTTACCGAATTGGTGGGGAGAAGGTTATGCAACAGAAGTAGTTCAATTGATAATTGATTATGCTTTAAATGAATTAAACTTTTCAAAAATAGTTGCTGAAACGCAAACTGCAAATACGTCTTCGTGCAAGCTCTTAGAGAGATTAGGTATGAAATTAGAACAAAAAATTAGTAGATTCGGAGCTGAGCAAGCAATTTATTCAATTAAATCGTGCTAA